Proteins encoded within one genomic window of Methanoregula sp. UBA64:
- the glmU gene encoding bifunctional sugar-1-phosphate nucleotidylyltransferase/acetyltransferase: MECVVLAAGEGKRMRPLTAQRPKVMLPVANRPMMEHLVLAAKDAGITGFVFVVGYGEREVRSYFGDGSRWGVRIRYCRQRQQAGTADALLSARDFVSGPFLAMNGDMILSSADISRIIRTPAPVMGTSTTDHPGDFGVVLLEGDTVTSLEEKSAHPKSNIINAGAYLFGPEIFDLLEKVGLSSRGELELTDALTALIEEHRLRAVPLPSWRDLGYPWDLLDANALLLEPAGAQNDGTIEEGVYTSGKVIVGKGSVIKSGTYIEGPCIIGNNCKIGPHAYIRGATSIGDNCHIGHCTELKNSIIMPGTKIPHFNYIGDSVIGSGCNFGAGTKVANLRHDHAPVRVAGHDTRHTKFGAVVGDNVRFGINCSVNVGSVIGSGAHFAPGSYIHGKFGENATIR, from the coding sequence ATGGAATGCGTTGTGCTGGCTGCCGGTGAAGGGAAACGGATGCGTCCGCTCACTGCACAGCGCCCGAAAGTGATGCTCCCGGTGGCAAACCGCCCGATGATGGAGCACCTTGTGCTCGCGGCAAAGGACGCCGGCATAACCGGGTTTGTCTTTGTGGTCGGATATGGCGAACGGGAAGTCCGCAGTTATTTTGGCGACGGTTCGCGCTGGGGAGTAAGGATCCGGTATTGCCGACAACGGCAGCAGGCGGGAACGGCCGATGCACTGCTCTCGGCCCGGGATTTCGTATCCGGACCGTTCCTTGCCATGAACGGCGACATGATCCTTTCGAGTGCCGATATTTCCCGCATTATTCGGACACCGGCGCCGGTTATGGGTACGAGCACGACCGATCACCCCGGGGACTTCGGGGTCGTGCTCTTGGAGGGAGATACGGTCACCTCTCTTGAAGAGAAGTCGGCGCACCCGAAATCAAACATCATTAACGCCGGCGCCTATCTTTTTGGCCCGGAGATCTTCGACCTGCTGGAAAAGGTAGGGCTCTCATCACGCGGGGAACTCGAACTCACCGATGCGCTTACGGCCCTCATAGAGGAACACCGGCTCCGGGCAGTCCCGCTCCCGTCGTGGAGGGATCTCGGGTACCCGTGGGACCTGCTGGATGCAAATGCCCTGCTGCTGGAACCGGCAGGTGCACAGAATGACGGCACCATAGAAGAGGGTGTGTACACCTCCGGAAAGGTCATTGTCGGGAAAGGATCGGTGATCAAATCGGGGACGTATATCGAGGGCCCCTGCATCATCGGGAACAACTGTAAGATCGGTCCCCATGCTTACATCCGGGGTGCCACAAGTATAGGCGATAACTGTCACATCGGGCACTGTACGGAACTGAAAAATTCCATTATTATGCCAGGGACAAAAATCCCCCACTTTAATTATATCGGCGATTCTGTCATCGGGAGCGGCTGTAACTTCGGCGCCGGGACCAAGGTAGCCAACCTCCGGCACGACCATGCCCCGGTCAGGGTGGCGGGTCACGATACCCGGCATACGAAGTTCGGGGCGGTTGTCGGGGACAACGTGCGGTTTGGGATCAACTGCTCGGTCAACGTGGGTTCGGTGATCGGCAGCGGGGCCCATTTTGCACCCGGTTCGTATATTCACGGTAAATTCGGAGAGAATGCGACAATCAGGTAG
- a CDS encoding oligosaccharyl transferase, archaeosortase A system-associated: protein MILSGGHTDILLLVGSDDPLYNLRQVESLLANHFTYAWFDPMTQYPNGTDIYWGPLFIYISGFACLIAGAVTRPEIIGACLFVPPIMAAITVVLMYYVGKFCGDWKTGLLASGFTAIVSGQFFYRSLYGYFDHHIGEVLFSTLFCLAYIYLLISEKDAKIDLKDFASWKKTALLSVLAGIAYLLGLFLMPTMIVFALIVVVFTVIQFVINSWRDTPSEYLLVSNAVIFSVAIIGLVIFGFKASGLSLATYSIAHVYAYLAIIAGTAALYLLARYLRGKAHIYYPLALLALAGIGAAILYVISPQIFDMLTGAAFQFFGQAPVTDTVQEARGWTTANAWAAFNYGLILMIGGFLVLLYRIFFKENRPHDTFVLVWSAVVLYSTCQHVRYEYYLAINIALLSALCIGFVLELGWKDLLSLARGTAPAAASEDVADEKKGKKQKKSPKKSPAVTSTQYIVVALIAVLAGIGCLFVYTSVTYSYTNASSGALMMNSDWRDSLVWMENNTPQTGVGYLTVYDKKSFTYPNSSYGVMSWWDYGHMITYIAKRIPNANPFQAGVVGPDGSAAYFMATNESTADAILDHDGTRYIITDVEMDSGKFWAMATWYNSTAAAAPYQMTVLVPDQTGTGYQSALLNTDLYYNTMISRLHNFDGSMTAASAAYYVEYADESVSHVSYPVLTNAEAMNVTAAAAKAAQYNKNAPAGYHAAVLSSSLILPVTDVPALQHYRLVYESPTNVFTSNKNDLKYVKIFEYVKGAHIKGSGIIEVPLVSNTGRNFTYRQQSTNGEFVVPYSTTGNPYDVKATGKYRIVGTGATFDVPESAVMQGLTIN from the coding sequence ATGATTTTGTCCGGTGGGCACACCGATATTCTCCTCCTGGTGGGAAGCGACGATCCGCTCTATAACCTGAGGCAGGTCGAGTCCCTCCTTGCCAACCACTTCACGTATGCATGGTTTGACCCGATGACGCAGTACCCAAATGGGACTGACATTTACTGGGGTCCGCTCTTTATCTATATCTCCGGTTTTGCCTGCCTTATTGCCGGTGCAGTGACCCGCCCCGAGATCATCGGGGCCTGCCTCTTTGTTCCGCCAATCATGGCGGCCATAACCGTAGTCCTGATGTATTATGTCGGCAAATTCTGCGGGGACTGGAAGACCGGCCTTCTTGCATCGGGATTTACTGCCATCGTATCCGGACAATTTTTTTACCGGTCCCTGTATGGGTATTTCGATCACCATATCGGGGAAGTCCTCTTTTCGACCCTGTTCTGCCTGGCCTACATCTACCTCCTGATCTCAGAGAAAGATGCGAAGATCGATCTGAAAGACTTCGCATCCTGGAAAAAGACGGCACTGCTGTCCGTTCTTGCCGGAATAGCCTATCTTCTCGGGCTTTTTTTAATGCCCACGATGATCGTGTTCGCCCTCATCGTGGTGGTATTCACCGTCATCCAGTTTGTAATCAATTCCTGGCGTGACACCCCAAGCGAGTACCTGCTTGTTTCAAATGCAGTAATTTTCAGCGTAGCAATCATCGGACTTGTAATCTTTGGATTTAAAGCATCCGGCCTCTCACTTGCAACGTATTCCATAGCACATGTCTATGCATATCTTGCAATCATCGCAGGAACAGCCGCCCTTTACCTGCTGGCCCGGTACCTCAGGGGAAAGGCGCACATCTATTATCCTCTTGCCCTCCTTGCCCTTGCGGGAATCGGAGCTGCGATACTGTACGTCATCAGCCCGCAGATCTTTGATATGCTTACCGGTGCAGCCTTCCAGTTCTTCGGCCAGGCACCGGTAACAGATACGGTTCAGGAAGCACGGGGCTGGACAACGGCGAATGCCTGGGCAGCCTTTAACTACGGGCTTATCCTCATGATCGGAGGATTTTTGGTGCTGTTGTACCGGATCTTCTTTAAGGAAAACCGGCCCCACGATACCTTTGTACTGGTATGGTCCGCGGTTGTTCTGTATTCCACCTGCCAGCATGTCCGGTATGAATATTACCTTGCCATCAACATTGCCCTCCTGTCTGCACTCTGTATCGGATTTGTCCTCGAACTCGGATGGAAAGATCTTTTAAGCCTTGCAAGGGGTACTGCACCGGCTGCTGCATCCGAGGATGTGGCTGATGAGAAGAAAGGGAAAAAGCAGAAAAAGTCACCAAAGAAAAGCCCTGCGGTCACATCGACACAATATATTGTAGTTGCACTGATCGCGGTTCTTGCCGGTATCGGATGTCTCTTTGTGTATACTTCGGTCACGTACAGTTATACCAATGCATCCAGCGGCGCCCTGATGATGAATTCGGACTGGAGGGACTCCCTGGTCTGGATGGAGAACAACACCCCACAGACAGGTGTAGGTTATCTCACCGTTTACGATAAGAAGTCCTTCACCTACCCGAACTCATCCTACGGGGTTATGTCGTGGTGGGATTACGGCCATATGATCACGTACATAGCAAAGAGGATCCCCAACGCAAACCCCTTCCAGGCAGGAGTTGTCGGTCCTGACGGTTCTGCAGCGTACTTCATGGCAACCAACGAATCGACGGCAGATGCAATCCTCGACCACGACGGAACGAGATACATAATCACCGATGTTGAGATGGACAGCGGTAAGTTCTGGGCTATGGCCACCTGGTATAACTCTACGGCAGCCGCAGCCCCGTACCAGATGACGGTCCTTGTACCCGACCAGACCGGCACCGGGTACCAGTCGGCCCTCCTCAACACCGATCTCTACTACAACACAATGATCTCCCGGCTCCACAACTTCGACGGTTCGATGACCGCGGCAAGTGCCGCCTACTACGTGGAATATGCCGACGAGAGTGTCTCGCATGTCTCTTACCCGGTCCTCACCAATGCAGAAGCCATGAACGTCACAGCGGCGGCGGCAAAAGCTGCGCAGTATAATAAAAATGCCCCGGCCGGGTACCATGCGGCGGTACTCAGTTCTTCCCTTATCCTGCCGGTGACAGATGTCCCGGCCCTGCAGCATTACCGCCTTGTCTATGAATCGCCAACCAACGTATTCACATCCAACAAGAACGACCTGAAGTATGTCAAGATCTTTGAATACGTCAAAGGCGCACACATCAAAGGATCGGGAATCATCGAAGTCCCGCTGGTCTCAAATACCGGCAGGAACTTCACGTACCGCCAGCAGAGCACCAACGGTGAATTTGTCGTTCCCTATTCCACAACCGGCAATCCCTATGATGTGAAAGCGACCGGGAAATACCGGATCGTGGGAACCGGTGCCACATTCGATGTACCTGAGTCCGCAGTGATGCAGGGACTCACCATCAACTAA
- a CDS encoding DUF2098 domain-containing protein has product MAADEISLGMRVRYPRTGTTGSVVRIEQVSGNRFAELDSTHLLYRIDLLIPAEEAHREKPAIHEDAKEIIRRERDYAAGLELQESLKNIDQSCEGGG; this is encoded by the coding sequence ATGGCAGCAGATGAGATCTCCCTTGGTATGCGGGTCAGGTACCCCCGCACCGGAACAACCGGTTCTGTGGTGCGGATCGAACAGGTGAGCGGGAACCGTTTTGCCGAACTCGACAGTACTCATCTTCTGTACCGGATCGACCTGCTGATCCCGGCAGAAGAGGCACACCGTGAAAAGCCCGCGATCCATGAGGATGCAAAAGAGATCATCCGCCGGGAACGCGATTATGCCGCGGGCCTTGAACTCCAGGAATCGCTCAAAAACATTGACCAGAGCTGTGAAGGCGGGGGATAG
- the glmS gene encoding glutamine--fructose-6-phosphate transaminase (isomerizing), translating to MCGIVGYIGRRQAGPLILDGLKKLEYRGYDSFGIATTGDCLEVEKHQGRISEYAKIIQLHGTLGIGHTRWATHGVPNDQNAHPHTDCRDEIAIVHNGIIENFGELKKGLIARGHSFRSETDTEVVVHLIEEHYAQSHDLAAAVQETLPQLKGSYALLVIAKRTDLLVAARSGSPLVLGIGDGEYFAASDMTPVLEYTERAVFLEDGDLACLKRTGIAITNAGQPVTRAVELIDWSPDEVRKGGFPHYMVKEIYEQPQAFFATVLADDKNRIPRFACQADSISVVACGSSYHAGLIFKYLLEETCGIPVRVDAASEFRYFPPPYGGLVIGISQSGETADTLIAIRQARAHNCRTLAITNVLGSSISRVAEATLFMRAGPEISVAATKSFVAQLAVLMRIVDARSEGKYTETLLHAHQAIEEVLLMDLSAAVDLCKDAKSMFYIGRGPFYPVALEGALKMKEISYIHAEGFAAGELKHGPFALLSEETPVIAICLSGETYDVMVSNIKEIKARGSPVIALGRAGDPDLPEIADLFIPLPKTPYFTEVLTSLVVLQLLAYRTAVALGRDIDKPRNLAKSVTVE from the coding sequence GTGTGTGGCATTGTCGGGTATATCGGGAGACGGCAGGCAGGTCCCCTGATCCTTGATGGCTTAAAAAAACTCGAATACCGGGGATACGATTCGTTTGGCATTGCGACAACAGGAGATTGTCTCGAGGTGGAAAAACACCAGGGACGGATCTCGGAATACGCAAAAATAATCCAACTGCACGGCACCCTTGGCATCGGGCATACCCGGTGGGCAACCCATGGCGTCCCGAACGATCAAAATGCCCACCCCCACACGGACTGCAGGGATGAGATAGCCATTGTCCATAACGGGATCATCGAGAACTTCGGGGAATTAAAAAAGGGACTCATTGCACGGGGCCACTCCTTCCGCTCGGAAACGGATACGGAAGTCGTGGTTCACCTCATCGAAGAACATTACGCACAATCTCACGATCTTGCGGCTGCGGTACAGGAAACCCTGCCTCAGCTTAAGGGGTCGTACGCTTTGCTCGTTATTGCAAAACGTACGGACCTGCTTGTTGCAGCCCGGTCCGGGAGTCCCCTGGTGCTCGGTATTGGCGACGGGGAATACTTTGCTGCATCGGATATGACACCGGTTCTCGAATATACCGAACGGGCCGTTTTCCTTGAAGACGGCGATCTTGCCTGCCTGAAAAGAACCGGCATAGCGATCACAAACGCCGGACAGCCGGTCACCCGTGCCGTGGAGCTGATCGACTGGTCGCCCGATGAGGTAAGGAAAGGCGGATTTCCCCATTATATGGTAAAAGAGATCTACGAACAGCCGCAGGCCTTTTTTGCCACGGTCCTGGCAGACGACAAAAACCGGATCCCCCGGTTTGCCTGCCAGGCTGATTCCATCAGCGTCGTGGCCTGTGGCTCCTCGTACCATGCCGGGCTGATATTCAAGTACCTGCTCGAAGAGACCTGCGGCATTCCTGTGCGTGTCGATGCTGCCTCTGAATTCCGGTATTTTCCCCCGCCGTACGGGGGCCTGGTCATCGGAATTTCCCAGTCAGGGGAAACCGCGGATACGCTTATCGCGATCAGGCAGGCACGGGCACATAACTGCCGGACCCTTGCCATTACCAATGTGCTGGGAAGTTCCATCAGCAGGGTTGCCGAAGCAACGCTCTTTATGCGGGCCGGGCCGGAGATCAGCGTTGCTGCCACCAAATCGTTTGTTGCCCAGCTTGCGGTTCTCATGCGGATTGTCGATGCCCGGTCGGAGGGGAAATACACGGAGACCCTCCTGCATGCACACCAGGCGATCGAGGAAGTCCTGTTAATGGACCTGTCCGCGGCCGTTGATCTGTGTAAAGATGCAAAGAGTATGTTTTATATCGGGCGCGGCCCGTTCTACCCGGTTGCACTGGAAGGAGCCCTCAAGATGAAGGAGATCTCATACATCCACGCAGAGGGTTTTGCAGCGGGAGAGTTAAAACACGGGCCTTTTGCCCTCCTTTCAGAGGAAACACCGGTTATCGCCATCTGCCTGTCCGGTGAGACCTACGATGTGATGGTCTCCAATATCAAGGAGATCAAGGCACGGGGATCCCCCGTGATTGCTCTCGGCAGAGCCGGGGATCCTGATCTGCCGGAGATTGCAGATCTCTTTATCCCCCTGCCAAAGACGCCATACTTTACCGAAGTACTCACCAGTCTTGTGGTTCTCCAGCTTCTGGCATACCGGACCGCAGTTGCTCTGGGAAGGGATATTGATAAGCCAAGAAACCTTGCAAAGAGCGTGACGGTGGAGTGA
- a CDS encoding PIN domain-containing protein, with protein sequence MLLDANALMMPAQFKIDLIEEIRELLGSFEPIVLSGVVRELEGLSRAKSPDGAAARLGLALAGRCTVEESGDPSLPVDDQIVIWAAKERGLVVTNDRRVRDTLLGQGIGVISMRKQKKLEILRR encoded by the coding sequence GTGCTGCTGGACGCAAACGCGCTCATGATGCCGGCGCAGTTTAAGATCGATCTCATCGAAGAGATCCGCGAACTGCTGGGCAGCTTTGAGCCGATCGTCCTCTCAGGTGTCGTGCGCGAACTGGAAGGACTCTCCCGGGCCAAATCCCCCGACGGGGCTGCGGCCCGGCTCGGCCTTGCCCTTGCAGGCCGGTGCACGGTCGAAGAGAGCGGCGACCCGTCCCTTCCCGTGGACGATCAGATTGTTATCTGGGCTGCAAAAGAGCGCGGTCTTGTCGTTACCAACGACCGCCGGGTGCGGGACACACTGCTCGGACAGGGGATCGGGGTTATATCCATGAGAAAACAGAAAAAACTGGAGATATTGCGGAGATAA
- the glmU gene encoding bifunctional sugar-1-phosphate nucleotidylyltransferase/acetyltransferase, giving the protein MQAVILAAGEGKRVRPLTWSRPKAMIPVANRPIIAYTIDALMKNGIREIIVVVGYRKEQVTRYLNQLDIPVTVVVQEKQLGTAHALAQAKDNIHGDFLLLPGDNYIDAQSIARIKDIKNAILVKEHPHPSNFGVVTVSDGRAESIVEKPEHAASFQVSTGIYSLTREVFQKNHCNDMTDVIAGMIDAGTFIRAVPADDWQDAIYPWDLLTLNQRLLRHLPSAREGVASRQATITGPVQIGKGSTIGPNTVITGPVIIGDDCTIGPNCCILPNTSLGSRVTVEPLSLLGNSVIMDDTCIASHSRIVDAVIGERCTLGDHTSTGRAEGLLEIEGVPVHTGFGAIIGDHVRCGPFSRISNSILGNNVVSDSDQNVISRIIPDSTLVI; this is encoded by the coding sequence ATGCAGGCAGTTATCCTTGCAGCAGGAGAGGGAAAAAGGGTCCGGCCGCTCACGTGGAGCCGCCCCAAGGCGATGATACCGGTAGCCAACCGCCCGATCATCGCGTACACGATCGATGCACTCATGAAAAACGGCATCCGGGAGATCATAGTCGTTGTCGGATATCGCAAGGAACAGGTGACCCGTTACTTAAACCAGCTCGACATCCCGGTCACCGTGGTCGTGCAGGAAAAACAGCTCGGAACAGCCCATGCACTCGCACAGGCAAAAGATAATATCCACGGGGATTTCCTTCTCCTGCCCGGGGATAATTATATCGATGCGCAGTCCATAGCACGGATCAAGGATATCAAAAATGCTATTCTTGTCAAAGAGCATCCCCACCCGTCGAATTTCGGCGTTGTAACCGTGAGTGACGGCAGAGCAGAAAGCATTGTGGAAAAACCGGAACATGCCGCCAGTTTCCAGGTCAGCACCGGCATCTATTCCCTCACCAGAGAGGTGTTCCAAAAGAATCACTGCAACGACATGACCGATGTCATTGCCGGTATGATCGATGCAGGCACTTTTATCCGTGCAGTCCCCGCCGATGACTGGCAGGATGCTATCTACCCCTGGGACCTGCTCACATTAAACCAGCGGCTCCTCCGGCACCTGCCTTCAGCCCGTGAAGGCGTCGCAAGCCGTCAGGCCACAATCACCGGGCCGGTCCAGATCGGGAAGGGCTCGACCATCGGCCCCAATACGGTGATTACCGGGCCGGTGATCATCGGTGACGACTGCACGATCGGGCCGAACTGCTGTATCCTCCCGAACACCAGCCTCGGATCCCGGGTCACCGTGGAGCCGTTAAGCCTTCTCGGGAATTCGGTAATCATGGACGATACATGCATTGCCTCGCACTCCCGGATCGTGGATGCCGTTATAGGGGAGCGCTGCACGCTTGGAGATCATACTTCGACAGGACGAGCGGAGGGCCTGCTGGAAATCGAAGGGGTTCCGGTCCATACCGGGTTCGGGGCGATCATTGGCGACCATGTCCGCTGCGGCCCGTTCTCCCGGATCAGCAACAGCATCCTCGGGAACAATGTCGTTTCGGACAGCGACCAAAACGTAATCTCCCGTATTATTCCTGATAGCACCCTGGTGATATAA
- a CDS encoding translation initiation factor IF-2 subunit gamma, which yields MHDVTIPSVNIGVVGHVDHGKTTLVNALTGTWTDRHSEEVRRGISIRLGYADATFYQCGHCKGPDAYSTKPVCPICGGEGKPFRSISFVDAPGHETLMATMLSGSALMDGAMLVISTTEKCPQPQTKEHLMALGLVGIKKIVIVQNKIDVVSQKEALENYQQIKAFVKGSVAENAPIIPVSAQKGINIGALVQALDQTIPEPVRDPSADPMMLVARSFDINKPGCNWKDVSGGVVGGSLIRGILRAGDSIEIRPGRQMQVENRIKWMPIITEVTSINAGSKVVDEATPGGLLGVGTKLDPALTKSDALAGQVVGHTGKLPPVWDKIRCQVTLMERVVGATSELVIEPLKFNEPLMLSVGTAVTVGVVTSTKKEAVEVQLKRPVCAEKGARIAISRQVGARWRLIGMGVLAE from the coding sequence TTGCATGATGTGACAATCCCCAGCGTAAATATCGGGGTTGTGGGCCATGTCGACCATGGAAAGACCACGCTCGTGAATGCGCTCACAGGTACCTGGACCGACCGGCACAGCGAGGAGGTCCGCAGAGGGATCTCCATCCGCCTCGGTTATGCAGATGCGACATTTTACCAATGCGGGCACTGCAAAGGCCCCGATGCATACTCCACAAAACCGGTCTGCCCGATATGCGGGGGAGAGGGGAAACCATTCCGGTCTATCTCGTTTGTCGACGCACCGGGACACGAGACCCTGATGGCAACGATGCTCTCCGGTTCGGCTCTGATGGACGGGGCGATGCTTGTCATATCAACGACAGAGAAATGCCCGCAGCCGCAGACCAAGGAGCACCTGATGGCGCTGGGTCTGGTCGGTATAAAAAAGATCGTGATCGTCCAGAACAAGATCGATGTCGTCTCCCAGAAAGAGGCTCTGGAAAATTACCAGCAGATCAAGGCATTTGTGAAAGGATCCGTTGCCGAGAATGCACCGATCATCCCGGTATCTGCCCAGAAAGGGATCAATATCGGGGCGCTCGTGCAGGCGCTGGACCAGACCATCCCGGAGCCGGTCCGCGATCCAAGCGCAGATCCGATGATGCTTGTTGCACGATCATTTGATATCAACAAGCCCGGCTGTAACTGGAAAGATGTCAGCGGCGGCGTTGTCGGAGGGTCTCTTATCCGGGGCATCCTCCGCGCCGGCGATTCCATCGAAATCCGGCCCGGCCGGCAGATGCAGGTCGAAAACCGGATCAAATGGATGCCAATTATCACGGAAGTCACATCGATTAATGCCGGTTCAAAAGTTGTGGACGAGGCTACCCCGGGCGGCCTTCTGGGAGTCGGGACAAAACTTGACCCGGCACTCACTAAAAGCGATGCGCTGGCCGGCCAGGTGGTCGGTCACACCGGTAAACTCCCCCCGGTATGGGACAAGATCCGGTGCCAGGTCACGCTTATGGAACGGGTCGTGGGAGCGACCAGCGAGCTGGTGATCGAACCCTTAAAGTTCAACGAACCGCTCATGCTTTCAGTAGGTACCGCAGTGACCGTGGGCGTTGTTACAAGCACCAAGAAAGAGGCAGTCGAAGTGCAGCTGAAACGGCCGGTCTGTGCGGAAAAAGGCGCACGGATCGCCATCAGCAGACAGGTGGGAGCACGCTGGCGCTTAATCGGGATGGGTGTCCTGGCCGAGTAA
- a CDS encoding DNA-directed RNA polymerase, which produces MYYKMMLEDKVRVPPNRLGEKLEKVILEVLQEQLEGSIDKELGIFIAVTKVEDVGEGEIVPGDGGVYYDVKFEGLVLRLALQEVIEGLVVETTSFGAFVSLGPIDAMLHVSQISDEYINFDEKNARLICQDSKRFIGVGDTVRVRVVTLSLNEREPRDSKIGLTMRQAGLGTTLWLEEEIEKEKEKAAGGAAAPKEKAEKPKSKRKDHAASE; this is translated from the coding sequence ATGTATTACAAGATGATGCTGGAAGACAAAGTCAGGGTTCCCCCCAACAGGCTGGGAGAAAAACTCGAAAAGGTCATCCTTGAGGTTCTGCAGGAACAGCTCGAAGGGAGCATCGACAAGGAGCTCGGGATCTTTATCGCGGTGACCAAGGTCGAGGATGTTGGCGAAGGCGAGATCGTTCCCGGGGACGGCGGCGTCTATTACGATGTAAAGTTCGAAGGGCTCGTGCTCCGCCTCGCCCTGCAGGAAGTCATTGAAGGGCTCGTGGTCGAAACCACGAGTTTCGGGGCGTTTGTCAGCCTCGGGCCGATCGATGCGATGCTCCACGTGAGCCAGATCTCCGACGAGTACATCAACTTCGACGAGAAGAACGCCCGGCTCATCTGCCAGGACTCCAAGAGATTTATCGGGGTCGGGGATACCGTGCGCGTGCGCGTCGTGACGCTCTCGTTAAACGAGCGCGAGCCGCGCGACAGCAAGATCGGGCTCACCATGCGGCAGGCCGGCCTTGGCACAACGCTCTGGCTTGAAGAAGAGATCGAAAAGGAAAAAGAGAAAGCAGCGGGCGGTGCCGCGGCCCCGAAGGAAAAGGCCGAGAAGCCCAAGAGCAAGAGGAAAGACCATGCCGCCAGCGAATAA
- a CDS encoding glycosyltransferase, translating into MRILLVSTQDYIHHPIPSRHHYIFEELATRHEVHVAHFHVSRGATRETRLIIEEATQFPIKNPFLHYTINAPYHYYIFNKILRENRIDVIVAAHILAGSAVISAAKKNGIPVLFDLKDWFPDSAAAYFKNKFLANTVRRGVWEITRHNLVSSDRITTVSPSLVDKLKKLGFSADLITNGVNTDIFVPKNGLQMRHRLGIGADDFVIGFSGSVERWYAIDEMIRALPDLLHYRKNTRLLIVGDSLFTDYATKLRELAQQLGVLNQIIFTGTRPYTELPDYISCMDVCTIPLSPPQWEDIALPNKFFEYSACGKPIIMRPIPDVERIAGKNLFVYRTQEEFITHIKYLMDKPVVLKIDVSQYSWKEKARQMESILKNLKEISLSK; encoded by the coding sequence ATGAGAATCCTACTTGTCTCCACTCAGGATTACATTCATCACCCAATTCCTTCGCGGCACCATTACATTTTCGAAGAACTCGCCACCCGCCATGAAGTCCATGTCGCCCATTTCCATGTCAGCCGGGGTGCAACACGTGAAACCCGGCTTATTATTGAAGAGGCGACACAATTCCCTATAAAAAATCCATTCCTGCATTACACCATTAACGCTCCTTATCATTATTATATCTTCAACAAGATCCTCCGTGAAAACCGAATCGATGTTATTGTTGCCGCCCATATTCTTGCGGGATCTGCCGTCATTTCAGCGGCAAAGAAAAATGGGATACCGGTCCTTTTCGATCTCAAAGACTGGTTCCCGGACTCGGCTGCAGCTTATTTCAAAAACAAATTTCTTGCCAATACCGTTAGGAGAGGTGTCTGGGAGATTACCCGGCACAACCTTGTCTCAAGTGATAGAATTACCACAGTATCTCCTTCGCTTGTGGATAAACTAAAAAAACTGGGATTTTCTGCAGATCTCATTACAAACGGTGTTAATACAGACATTTTTGTTCCCAAAAACGGCCTGCAGATGCGGCACCGGCTGGGAATTGGTGCCGATGACTTCGTGATAGGATTCTCAGGAAGTGTTGAAAGGTGGTATGCAATCGATGAGATGATCCGGGCGCTCCCCGACCTGCTGCATTACAGAAAAAATACGCGCCTTCTTATTGTCGGTGATTCACTATTCACTGATTATGCTACGAAACTACGTGAACTTGCACAACAATTAGGAGTACTCAATCAGATAATCTTCACCGGGACCAGACCATATACAGAACTTCCCGACTATATTTCCTGCATGGATGTCTGTACTATCCCCCTTTCGCCACCACAGTGGGAAGATATTGCCCTGCCAAACAAATTTTTTGAATACTCGGCTTGTGGGAAACCAATTATAATGCGCCCCATACCCGATGTCGAACGGATTGCGGGAAAAAACCTATTTGTCTATCGGACTCAGGAAGAGTTTATTACGCATATAAAATATTTGATGGATAAACCCGTTGTTCTCAAGATTGATGTCAGTCAGTATAGCTGGAAGGAAAAGGCCCGCCAAATGGAATCGATCCTTAAAAATTTAAAAGAGATCTCTCTATCCAAATAA